From the genome of Danio rerio strain Tuebingen ecotype United States chromosome 2, GRCz12tu, whole genome shotgun sequence, one region includes:
- the zp3f.2 gene encoding zona pellucida glycoprotein 3f, tandem duplicate 2 precursor: MNCLWLFVFAVATAFESDESNGDIQVNCKDHSVHVKWKLEKTMTANPARLFLGSCFPSVFSNMTQDGAYAEFHYPFSACGFRRISTWKSLVYENQLTYRPLPKPYPPAFTYPVRCVYDSPKGWTPAFQSLSTGEIQGYGQLAFQMAILNHDFSGPAESTVFPLGSFVPIWAAVDQQGHQPLVLFLEECVASATPEMNADTLIHPLITNKGCLVDGKKSFSRFLPRFQSSSIMLHLQAFTFAVGQEVYIHCKLIAWDPDDLNKTKKACNYNKATGEWELLDDPFQNSLCQCCDSTCSGREKKDADFAPQGLVLKSVLGPLTFTEESQ; this comes from the exons ATGAATTGCCTGTGgctttttgtttttgcagttgCCACAGCATTTGAGTCTGACGAAAGTAATGGTG ATATACAAGTTAATTGCAAGGACCATTCTGTTCATGTCAAGTGGAAATTGGAGAAAACGATGACTGCAAATCCTGCTCGTCTATTCTTGGGTAGCTGCTTTCCTTCAGTGTTCTCTAACATGACGCAAGATGGAGCATATGCAGAATTTCACTATCCATTCAGTGCGTGCGGCTTCAGACGGATC TCAACGTGGAAATCCTTAGTGTACGAAAACCAACTAACTTACAGGCCATTGCCCAAACCTTACCCTCCAGCTTTTACCTATCCAGTTAGATGTGTATATGACAG TCCAAAAGGTTGGACTCCTGCCTTCCAGAGTCTTTCTACTGGCGAAATACAAGGTTATGGGCAACTAGCCTTTCAAATGGCAATCCTCAATC ATGATTTCAGTGGTCCGGCAGAATCCACAGTCTTTCCTTTGGGATCTTTTGTACCTATATGGGCTGCTGTTGACCAGCAAGGCCATCAGCCACTGGTACTGTTTCTGGAGGAATGTGTAGCATCTGCAACACCCGAAATGAACGCAGATACACTTATACACCCACTCATCACTAATAAAgg GTGTCTTGTAGATGGGAAGAAGAGTTTCTCCAGGTTTTTACCAAGGTTTCAATCTTCTTCGATTATGCTTCACCTTCAAGCTTTCACATTTGCTGTGGGACAAGAG GTTTACATCCATTGCAAGTTAATTGCATGGGATCCTGATGACCTCAATAAAACGAAGAAGGCGTGCAATTATAATAAAGCCACAGGAGA gtGGGAGCTTTTAGATGATCCATTTCAGAATTCTCTTTGCCAGTGCTGTGACTCAACCTGCAGTGGTCGTGAAAAGAAGGATGCAGATTTTG CACCTCAAGGACTGGTGTTAAAATCTGTGTTAGGACCTTTGACTTTTACTGAGGAGTCCCAGTAA
- the zp3f.2 gene encoding zona pellucida glycoprotein 3f, tandem duplicate 2 isoform X1, with protein sequence MNCLWLFVFAVATAFESDENIQVNCKDHSVHVKWKLEKTMTANPARLFLGSCFPSVFSNMTQDGAYAEFHYPFSACGFRRISTWKSLVYENQLTYRPLPKPYPPAFTYPVRCVYDSPKGWTPAFQSLSTGEIQGYGQLAFQMAILNHDFSGPAESTVFPLGSFVPIWAAVDQQGHQPLVLFLEECVASATPEMNADTLIHPLITNKGCLVDGKKSFSRFLPRFQSSSIMLHLQAFTFAVGQEVYIHCKLIAWDPDDLNKTKKACNYNKATGEWELLDDPFQNSLCQCCDSTCSGREKKDADFAPQGLVLKSVLGPLTFTEESQ encoded by the exons ATGAATTGCCTGTGgctttttgtttttgcagttgCCACAGCATTTGAGTCTGACGAAA ATATACAAGTTAATTGCAAGGACCATTCTGTTCATGTCAAGTGGAAATTGGAGAAAACGATGACTGCAAATCCTGCTCGTCTATTCTTGGGTAGCTGCTTTCCTTCAGTGTTCTCTAACATGACGCAAGATGGAGCATATGCAGAATTTCACTATCCATTCAGTGCGTGCGGCTTCAGACGGATC TCAACGTGGAAATCCTTAGTGTACGAAAACCAACTAACTTACAGGCCATTGCCCAAACCTTACCCTCCAGCTTTTACCTATCCAGTTAGATGTGTATATGACAG TCCAAAAGGTTGGACTCCTGCCTTCCAGAGTCTTTCTACTGGCGAAATACAAGGTTATGGGCAACTAGCCTTTCAAATGGCAATCCTCAATC ATGATTTCAGTGGTCCGGCAGAATCCACAGTCTTTCCTTTGGGATCTTTTGTACCTATATGGGCTGCTGTTGACCAGCAAGGCCATCAGCCACTGGTACTGTTTCTGGAGGAATGTGTAGCATCTGCAACACCCGAAATGAACGCAGATACACTTATACACCCACTCATCACTAATAAAgg GTGTCTTGTAGATGGGAAGAAGAGTTTCTCCAGGTTTTTACCAAGGTTTCAATCTTCTTCGATTATGCTTCACCTTCAAGCTTTCACATTTGCTGTGGGACAAGAG GTTTACATCCATTGCAAGTTAATTGCATGGGATCCTGATGACCTCAATAAAACGAAGAAGGCGTGCAATTATAATAAAGCCACAGGAGA gtGGGAGCTTTTAGATGATCCATTTCAGAATTCTCTTTGCCAGTGCTGTGACTCAACCTGCAGTGGTCGTGAAAAGAAGGATGCAGATTTTG CACCTCAAGGACTGGTGTTAAAATCTGTGTTAGGACCTTTGACTTTTACTGAGGAGTCCCAGTAA